GTGGGTCGATCCCATCCGGGCCAGCCTGATTCTGAGCACCATGTCCTCCTGTCTCGACGTTGCCTTGATGCGACGCGCCCGCGGGCCGCTTCGGCCCGCGACGCGCTTTCAGCGAAATCCGAATGGAAAGCCGCCCTTGCGGGCTCCCTTTCGGGAGGCCTGCCGGACCGCCTGCTTCATCATCTTCCTCATCTGACCGTACTGCCGGAGCAGCCGGTTGACCGCCTGCACCGACGTCCCGGAGCCCCGGGCGATCCGCTTCCGGCGGCTGCCGTCGATGATGTCGGGCCGCCGCCGCTCGGGGATCGTCATCGAGTCGAGGATCGCCTGCGTCTCGTTCATGGCGCCGTCGTCCACCGGCATGTCGCCGAGCGAAGGAGCCCCCGGCAGCATGCCGAGAAGGGACGAGAGCGGCCCGAGCTTCTTCATTTTCCGGAGCTGATCCCTGAGGTCTTCGAGGCTGAAGTCCCCCGCGGCCATCGATCGCGCGGACTGTTCCGCCTCGTCGCGATCCACCACCGCCTCGACCTTCTCGATCAGCGAGAGCACGTCTCCCATTCCGACGATGCGCGACGCCATGCGCTCGGGGTGGAAGACCTCGAGATCCTCCACCTTTTCACCCGTTCCCGCAAACTTGATCGGGATGCCGGTGACCGCCTTGATGGAGAGCGCGGCCCCTCCGCGCGCGTCGCCGTCCAGCTTCGTGAGCACCACCCCCGTCAGCGGCAGCGCGGCGGCGAAGGCCGCGGCGGAGCTGACCGCGTCCTGACCGGTCATCGAGTCGGCCACGTACAGGATCTCCCGCGGGTTCAGGATCCCGGCGATCGCCTGGATCTCCGCCATCATCCCGTCGTCGATGTGGAGGCGGCCGGCGGTGTCGACGATGACGGGATCGTATCCGGTCGTCTTCGCGTAGCGCGCGCCCTCGCGCGCGATGTCGCGGGGATCCGACGCCGCGTCCACCTCGAGGCAGTGCACGCCGATCTTCTTCGCGAGCGTCCGGAGCTGCTCGATCGCGGCGGGGCGGTAAGTGTCGGCCGGGACGAGGAGCGGGGCGTGCCCCTGCTTCTTGAGATGGAGGGCGAGCTTCGCCGCGGTCGACGTCTTGCCGGAGCCCTGGAGGCCTGCCATGAGGATGACGTTGGGGGGGTTCCCAGACACCTTG
The sequence above is a segment of the Acidobacteriota bacterium genome. Coding sequences within it:
- the ffh gene encoding signal recognition particle protein, which gives rise to MLEGLTQRFQGVLKTLRGHGRLTEANMQDGLREIRLALLEADVHVKVAREFIDRVRTKALGAEVLQSLSPDQHLIKILNEELTSLLGEGATSLKVSGNPPNVILMAGLQGSGKTSTAAKLALHLKKQGHAPLLVPADTYRPAAIEQLRTLAKKIGVHCLEVDAASDPRDIAREGARYAKTTGYDPVIVDTAGRLHIDDGMMAEIQAIAGILNPREILYVADSMTGQDAVSSAAAFAAALPLTGVVLTKLDGDARGGAALSIKAVTGIPIKFAGTGEKVEDLEVFHPERMASRIVGMGDVLSLIEKVEAVVDRDEAEQSARSMAAGDFSLEDLRDQLRKMKKLGPLSSLLGMLPGAPSLGDMPVDDGAMNETQAILDSMTIPERRRPDIIDGSRRKRIARGSGTSVQAVNRLLRQYGQMRKMMKQAVRQASRKGARKGGFPFGFR